The proteins below are encoded in one region of Microbispora sp. NBC_01189:
- a CDS encoding HPF/RaiA family ribosome-associated protein produces MNTTFDSDAVVVETSGQVPAEAITEARERVAALARFTGRPILAARVTLKHSPGLAPPDRYAARAVLDVNGQPLHAHADAATMDGAIAEMQDRLRTELARLRKRTR; encoded by the coding sequence GTGAACACGACATTCGATTCCGACGCGGTTGTGGTGGAAACGAGCGGGCAGGTCCCCGCCGAGGCGATCACCGAGGCGCGCGAGCGCGTCGCGGCGCTGGCACGCTTCACGGGCAGGCCGATCCTCGCGGCCCGGGTCACGCTGAAGCACTCGCCCGGGCTGGCCCCGCCGGACCGTTACGCCGCGCGGGCGGTGCTCGACGTCAACGGCCAACCGCTGCACGCGCACGCCGACGCGGCGACCATGGACGGGGCCATCGCCGAGATGCAGGACAGACTCCGGACCGAGCTGGCACGGCTCCGGAAGCGGACCCGTTAG
- the adhE gene encoding bifunctional acetaldehyde-CoA/alcohol dehydrogenase yields MTSWPTEPHEVIQMTDSPTGAALPADAHAAIDTLVTGALKALTEYESFTQEQVDHIVKKASVAALDRHAALARLAVEETGRGLFEDKAVKNIFACEHVTHSMAGLKTVGVVSRDEISGVVEIADPVGVVCGVTPVTNPTSTTIFKALLALKTRNPIVFAFHPAAQRCSAEAARIVRDAAVAAGAPEHCVQWVEEPSLEATGALMRHEGVSVILATGGNAMVRAAYSAGKPALGVGAGNVPAYIERTAKLRRAVHDVVLSKTFDNGMICASEQAVILDEEVYDAALGEFARLHAYVATPEEKAKLEEFVFGVSARGASCSEARLNPDVVGRAPLWIAEQAGFAVPPDTSLILVPVDEVGPNEPLTREKLCPVLAVLRARTREEGLILAERMVEFDGLGHSAVIHTEDAALAERYGTRVKAVRVIWNAPASQGGIGDMYNAFLPSLTLGCGSYGHNSVSNNVSAVNLINIKRIGRRNNNLQWFKVPPKIYFEPNAIRYLADMPDVHRVTIVTDAVMTRLGYVDRVSDVLRRRGERVALQIIDAVEPEPSVATVDKGADLMRAFRPDTIVALGGGSVMDAAKVMWLRYEHPEVVFADMKEKFFDVRKRAFRFPALGERARLVCVPTTSGTGAEVTPFAVINDTATGKKYPLADYALTPSVAIVDPVLAADLPRVVTADSGFDALTHAIESYVSVYANDFTDGPALHAIRIIFRYLERAVTRGAADPEAREKMHNAGTIAGMAFGNAFLGIVHAMSHTLGATFHVAHGRTNAVLLPHVIRYNGTVPSKLSGWPKYEDYRAPERFQEIAQMLGLPAATPAEGVESLAAAVERLRDAVGIERSFRDIGVDEKAFLDALPQQALNAYEDQCAPANPRMPMLEDMQALMRAAYYGRSQE; encoded by the coding sequence GTGACAAGCTGGCCGACCGAGCCCCACGAGGTGATCCAGATGACCGACTCCCCGACCGGAGCCGCCCTGCCCGCCGACGCGCACGCCGCGATCGACACTCTGGTGACCGGCGCGCTGAAGGCACTGACGGAGTACGAGTCCTTCACCCAGGAGCAGGTCGACCACATCGTCAAGAAGGCGTCCGTCGCCGCGCTGGACCGGCACGCCGCGCTCGCCCGCCTGGCGGTCGAGGAGACCGGCCGCGGCCTGTTCGAGGACAAGGCGGTCAAGAACATCTTCGCCTGCGAGCACGTGACCCACAGCATGGCCGGCCTCAAGACGGTCGGCGTGGTCTCCCGCGACGAGATCAGCGGCGTCGTCGAGATCGCCGATCCCGTCGGGGTGGTCTGCGGCGTCACGCCGGTCACCAACCCGACCTCGACCACGATCTTCAAGGCGCTGCTGGCGCTGAAGACCCGCAATCCCATCGTGTTCGCGTTCCACCCCGCGGCCCAGCGCTGCAGCGCCGAGGCGGCCCGGATCGTCCGCGACGCCGCCGTCGCCGCCGGCGCGCCCGAGCACTGCGTCCAGTGGGTCGAGGAACCCTCGCTGGAGGCGACCGGCGCGCTGATGCGCCACGAGGGGGTGTCGGTCATCCTCGCCACCGGCGGGAACGCCATGGTCAGGGCCGCGTACTCGGCCGGCAAGCCGGCTCTGGGCGTGGGGGCGGGCAACGTCCCCGCCTACATAGAGAGGACGGCCAAGCTGCGCCGGGCGGTGCACGACGTCGTGCTGTCCAAGACGTTCGACAACGGCATGATCTGCGCCTCCGAGCAGGCCGTCATCCTCGACGAGGAGGTCTACGACGCCGCGCTGGGCGAGTTCGCCCGGCTGCACGCCTACGTCGCGACGCCGGAGGAGAAGGCGAAGCTGGAGGAGTTCGTGTTCGGGGTGTCCGCGCGCGGCGCCTCCTGCTCCGAGGCGAGGCTCAACCCCGACGTGGTGGGGAGGGCTCCGCTCTGGATCGCCGAGCAGGCGGGTTTCGCGGTGCCGCCGGACACCTCCCTGATCCTCGTCCCGGTGGACGAGGTCGGCCCGAACGAGCCGCTGACCAGGGAGAAGCTCTGCCCGGTGCTCGCCGTGCTCCGCGCCCGCACCCGGGAGGAGGGCCTGATCCTCGCCGAGCGCATGGTCGAGTTCGACGGCCTCGGCCACAGCGCCGTCATCCACACCGAGGACGCCGCGCTCGCCGAGCGGTACGGCACCAGGGTCAAGGCGGTTCGGGTGATCTGGAACGCCCCCGCCTCCCAGGGCGGCATCGGCGACATGTACAACGCGTTCCTGCCCTCGCTGACCCTGGGCTGCGGCAGCTACGGGCACAACTCGGTGTCGAACAACGTCTCAGCGGTCAACCTGATCAACATCAAGCGGATCGGGCGGCGCAACAACAACCTGCAGTGGTTCAAGGTCCCACCGAAGATCTACTTCGAGCCGAACGCGATCCGCTATCTGGCGGACATGCCGGACGTGCACCGCGTCACGATCGTCACCGACGCCGTGATGACCCGGCTGGGGTACGTCGACCGTGTCTCCGACGTGCTGCGGCGGCGCGGCGAGCGGGTGGCCCTGCAGATCATCGACGCCGTGGAGCCCGAGCCGAGCGTGGCGACCGTCGACAAGGGCGCCGACCTCATGCGCGCCTTCCGCCCCGACACGATCGTCGCTCTCGGCGGCGGCTCGGTGATGGACGCGGCCAAGGTGATGTGGCTGCGCTACGAGCACCCCGAGGTCGTCTTCGCGGACATGAAGGAGAAGTTCTTCGACGTCCGCAAGCGAGCCTTCCGCTTCCCCGCCCTGGGCGAGCGCGCCCGTCTGGTGTGCGTGCCGACCACCTCGGGCACGGGCGCCGAGGTCACGCCGTTCGCCGTGATCAACGACACCGCGACGGGCAAGAAGTATCCGCTGGCCGACTACGCGCTGACCCCGAGCGTCGCGATCGTGGACCCGGTCCTCGCCGCCGACCTGCCCCGGGTGGTCACCGCCGACAGCGGCTTCGACGCCCTCACCCACGCCATCGAGTCGTACGTGTCGGTGTACGCCAACGACTTCACCGACGGCCCCGCCCTGCACGCCATCCGGATCATCTTCCGGTATCTGGAGCGCGCGGTCACCCGCGGCGCCGCCGACCCGGAGGCCAGGGAGAAGATGCACAACGCCGGCACGATCGCCGGCATGGCCTTCGGCAACGCCTTCCTCGGGATCGTGCACGCCATGTCCCACACGCTCGGCGCCACGTTCCACGTGGCCCACGGGCGCACGAACGCCGTCCTGCTGCCGCACGTGATCCGCTACAACGGCACCGTCCCGTCGAAGCTGTCGGGGTGGCCCAAGTATGAGGACTACCGCGCTCCCGAGCGGTTCCAGGAGATCGCCCAGATGCTGGGCCTGCCCGCGGCCACGCCGGCCGAGGGGGTCGAGTCGCTCGCCGCGGCGGTCGAGCGCCTGCGCGACGCGGTCGGGATCGAGCGGTCGTTCCGGGACATCGGCGTCGACGAGAAGGCGTTCCTCGACGCGCTCCCGCAGCAGGCGCTCAACGCGTACGAGGACCAGTGCGCGCCGGCCAATCCCCGCATGCCGATGCTGGAGGACATGCAGGCGCTGATGCGGGCCGCCTACTACGGGCGTTCGCAGGAGTAG
- a CDS encoding response regulator transcription factor gives MIRVFLVDDHEVVRMGVAALLEAEDDIEVIGEAGTAESAVARIPALRPDVAVLDVRLPDGNGVDVCREVRSKVPGLACLMLTSYADDEALFNAVMAGAAGYVLKQIHGSDLVGAVRTVAAGQSLLDPQTTAAMLHRLRDQATKKDPLAALSDQERQILELIGEGLTNRQIGERMFLAEKTVKNYVSTLLSKLDMQRRTQAAALAARLKAEHQQ, from the coding sequence ATGATTCGTGTGTTCCTGGTGGACGACCACGAGGTGGTCCGTATGGGTGTCGCGGCGCTGCTGGAGGCCGAGGACGACATCGAGGTCATCGGCGAGGCGGGGACGGCCGAGTCGGCCGTGGCCCGCATCCCCGCGCTGCGGCCCGATGTGGCGGTGCTCGACGTACGCCTGCCCGACGGCAACGGCGTGGACGTCTGCCGGGAGGTGCGCTCGAAGGTGCCCGGCCTGGCCTGCCTGATGCTGACCTCCTACGCCGACGACGAGGCGCTGTTCAACGCGGTCATGGCCGGCGCGGCCGGCTACGTGCTCAAGCAGATCCACGGCTCGGACCTGGTCGGCGCGGTGCGCACGGTGGCCGCCGGGCAGTCGCTGCTCGACCCGCAGACCACGGCCGCCATGCTGCACCGGCTGCGCGACCAGGCCACGAAGAAGGACCCGCTGGCCGCCCTGTCGGACCAGGAGCGGCAGATCCTTGAGTTGATCGGCGAGGGCCTGACCAACCGCCAGATCGGCGAGCGGATGTTCCTGGCCGAGAAGACGGTCAAGAACTACGTGTCCACCCTGCTGAGCAAGCTCGACATGCAGCGCCGCACCCAGGCCGCCGCGCTCGCCGCCCGCCTCAAGGCCGAACACCAACAGTGA
- a CDS encoding GAF domain-containing protein: MMEKEPTSLIPSMRLDDLLAELQSRLEAVLATRDRVHALLEAVVSIGSDLDLETVLRRIVATAATLVDATYGAMGVIGEENTLVQFVPVGLSEEEIARIEHWPHGLGLLGLLIKEPQTLRLADISRHPESYGFPPGHPPMGSFLGVPIRVREEVFGNLYLTEKRGGGQFDEDDEAIVVALATAAGVAIENARLYEESRRRETWLQASSDITTRLLSGGEPQEVLTLIARRAREMADADAVAILLPDRGHDMLRVALQDVEPAEDGPGVRLVDDAVAVEGSLAGRAFLSGEPLALDDLDHSQVHLIWAEDPPVGPAAAVPLGAARAVRGVLALVKRSGRMPFSESELRTLHAFAGQAAVALELAETRRDAERLGLLEDRDRIAKDLHDVVIQRLFAVAMTLMSTVRLVERPEASSRLQSAIDELDTTIRQIRSTIFALQTPREDALPSLRAQVVDLVEGARGHLGFMPGLSLEGRLDNDVPAEVAEHLLAVLREALSNLVRHAKATRADVAVQAGDGRLTLVVEDNGVGIPAEGRRSGLRNLADRAERLGGAFTLTTPGTGGTRLEWSVPLG, from the coding sequence ATGATGGAGAAGGAGCCCACTTCGCTGATCCCCAGCATGCGCCTGGACGATCTGCTGGCCGAACTGCAGAGCCGTCTGGAGGCCGTGCTGGCCACCCGGGACCGGGTGCACGCACTGCTGGAGGCGGTCGTCTCGATCGGCAGCGACCTCGACCTGGAGACGGTGCTGCGCCGCATCGTGGCCACCGCCGCGACGCTGGTGGACGCGACCTATGGGGCGATGGGCGTGATCGGGGAAGAGAACACGCTCGTCCAGTTCGTTCCGGTGGGACTGAGCGAGGAGGAGATCGCCAGGATCGAGCACTGGCCGCACGGGCTGGGCCTGCTCGGCCTGCTGATCAAGGAGCCGCAGACGCTGCGGTTGGCCGACATCTCCCGGCACCCCGAGTCGTACGGCTTCCCGCCCGGCCATCCGCCGATGGGCAGTTTCCTCGGGGTGCCAATCCGGGTCCGCGAGGAGGTGTTCGGCAACCTCTACCTGACCGAGAAACGCGGCGGCGGGCAGTTCGACGAGGACGACGAGGCGATCGTCGTCGCCCTGGCCACCGCCGCCGGAGTGGCGATCGAGAACGCCCGCCTGTACGAGGAGAGCCGCCGCCGGGAGACCTGGCTGCAGGCGTCCTCGGACATCACCACCCGGCTGCTGTCGGGCGGTGAGCCGCAGGAGGTCCTCACGCTGATCGCCCGGCGTGCCCGTGAGATGGCCGACGCCGACGCCGTGGCGATCCTGCTGCCCGACCGGGGCCACGACATGCTGCGCGTCGCGCTGCAGGATGTCGAGCCGGCCGAGGACGGGCCGGGTGTCCGGCTTGTCGACGACGCGGTCGCGGTCGAGGGCTCGCTCGCCGGCCGGGCGTTCCTGAGCGGTGAGCCGCTGGCGTTGGACGATCTGGACCACAGCCAGGTGCACCTGATCTGGGCCGAGGACCCGCCGGTGGGACCGGCGGCGGCCGTGCCGCTGGGCGCGGCCAGGGCCGTGCGCGGGGTGCTGGCCCTGGTCAAACGCTCGGGGCGGATGCCGTTCAGCGAGTCGGAGCTGCGCACGCTGCACGCCTTCGCCGGGCAGGCGGCCGTCGCGCTGGAGCTGGCCGAGACCCGCAGGGACGCCGAGCGGCTCGGCCTGCTGGAAGACCGCGACCGCATCGCCAAGGACCTGCACGACGTGGTCATCCAACGCCTGTTCGCCGTCGCGATGACCCTGATGAGCACGGTGCGGCTGGTCGAGCGGCCGGAGGCCTCCTCCCGGCTGCAAAGCGCGATCGACGAGCTGGACACCACCATCCGGCAGATCCGCTCGACCATCTTCGCCCTGCAGACGCCGCGCGAGGATGCCTTGCCCAGCCTGCGCGCCCAGGTGGTCGACCTGGTCGAGGGTGCCCGCGGGCACCTTGGCTTCATGCCGGGCCTGAGCCTGGAGGGCCGGCTCGACAACGACGTGCCCGCCGAGGTCGCCGAACACCTGCTCGCCGTCCTGCGCGAGGCCCTGTCGAACCTCGTCCGCCACGCCAAGGCCACCCGCGCCGACGTCGCCGTCCAGGCCGGAGACGGGCGGCTGACCCTCGTGGTGGAGGACAACGGCGTCGGCATCCCGGCCGAGGGCCGCCGCAGCGGCCTGCGCAATCTCGCCGACCGCGCCGAACGGCTCGGCGGCGCCTTCACCCTCACCACCCCGGGCACCGGCGGCACCCGCCTGGAGTGGAGCGTCCCGCTGGGCTGA